In a genomic window of Thermoprotei archaeon:
- a CDS encoding carbon starvation CstA family protein: MADLFSTPMPYVLTALIIYAIAYVIYGKWMDTKVWQVDPSRPTPAHVYMDGVEFFPVNRYVLYGFQFKSVSALGPIVGPLTAVALFGWVPALIWIILGNFFIGWLQDYSTMLLSVRNEGRSFGPITYELLGDTPRKLLLGYLLFYFFLISAAFIYVLASTINGFPGSFTAALGTIVVGLLVGQLIYKLRMNIISVTILAIILTAASVTLGVITQWPPKNFFDPVFGSGASLFVWMLVIGVILFIASVVPLPTFITPVNYIAFYPTAFTVIIILIAALISPLIGISIKQPVINYANAFITIPDPQRSAVGPIWPILFVTIACGAISGWHSLISSGISSRQLDVETDARPVGGGAMILEGMVALSALTTGAILATVPSGAGGYVAGGSVLLSGMFGAATAGIWNVFLGVFILLMGITVQTLITRYWRIVSAEIFSKGALRILGNKYVATIVGLILPIILAAIGSWPSVWIFFGGTNQLLAGFALTIVAVYLMKVRRPTLPILIPGLFMLITTIVALAWESAVVLASAVTLFSPKKILLSGQSVPEALGGATTGVIINLIAGIIGVVLVILGIIMAYYLIKSYFKYHSTVPETTKTE, translated from the coding sequence ATGGCTGACTTGTTTTCAACTCCGATGCCATACGTACTTACAGCATTAATAATATACGCGATTGCATATGTCATTTATGGAAAATGGATGGATACTAAAGTCTGGCAAGTAGATCCGTCGAGACCTACTCCAGCACATGTTTATATGGATGGTGTTGAATTTTTCCCAGTCAACAGATATGTTCTTTATGGATTTCAATTTAAAAGTGTTTCAGCGTTGGGTCCTATTGTAGGACCATTAACAGCAGTGGCGCTCTTTGGTTGGGTACCAGCATTAATCTGGATAATACTTGGCAACTTCTTTATAGGATGGTTACAGGACTATAGTACTATGCTTCTTTCAGTAAGAAACGAGGGAAGATCATTTGGGCCAATCACTTATGAACTATTAGGGGACACTCCAAGGAAACTACTTCTTGGTTATCTCCTCTTTTACTTCTTCTTAATTTCAGCAGCATTTATATATGTTTTGGCATCGACTATAAATGGCTTTCCAGGCTCTTTCACTGCTGCTCTTGGTACTATTGTTGTTGGATTATTGGTTGGACAATTAATATATAAGTTGCGAATGAATATCATATCAGTAACAATTTTAGCTATCATATTAACTGCTGCAAGTGTAACGTTAGGAGTAATTACACAATGGCCTCCCAAAAACTTCTTTGATCCAGTTTTCGGCAGTGGGGCATCGTTATTTGTGTGGATGCTCGTAATTGGTGTAATACTATTCATTGCATCAGTAGTACCTTTACCAACCTTTATAACACCTGTAAACTACATAGCGTTTTATCCAACAGCTTTCACGGTAATAATTATTTTGATAGCTGCACTAATTTCTCCTTTAATTGGCATATCTATTAAGCAACCAGTAATAAATTATGCCAATGCATTTATCACAATACCTGATCCACAAAGATCCGCAGTGGGTCCAATCTGGCCAATATTATTTGTCACAATTGCTTGTGGCGCAATATCAGGATGGCACAGCTTAATAAGTAGCGGAATTAGTTCTAGGCAATTAGATGTTGAGACTGATGCGAGACCTGTTGGTGGCGGCGCAATGATACTTGAAGGAATGGTAGCTCTCTCAGCTTTAACAACAGGTGCAATATTAGCTACCGTGCCTTCTGGCGCAGGCGGTTATGTTGCTGGTGGTTCAGTATTACTCTCTGGAATGTTTGGAGCAGCAACGGCAGGTATTTGGAATGTATTTTTGGGCGTATTTATATTGCTAATGGGAATTACTGTGCAGACATTAATAACAAGATACTGGAGAATTGTTTCTGCAGAGATCTTTTCTAAGGGAGCACTACGTATTCTTGGAAATAAGTATGTAGCGACCATAGTAGGTTTGATATTGCCCATTATTTTAGCAGCCATAGGTAGTTGGCCTAGTGTATGGATTTTCTTTGGAGGAACGAATCAGCTATTAGCAGGTTTTGCTCTTACGATAGTCGCAGTTTATTTGATGAAAGTAAGAAGGCCTACGCTGCCAATCTTGATACCAGGACTTTTTATGCTAATAACAACAATAGTGGCGCTTGCATGGGAAAGTGCTGTTGTACTAGCTTCAGCAGTAACTTTATTTAGTCCTAAGAAAATTTTACTTAGTGGGCAATCGGTTCCAGAAGCATTAGGTGGTGCAACTACAGGAGTAATCATTAATTTGATTGCAGGAATTATTGGAGTTGTATTAGTTATACTGGGCATAATCATGGCATATTATTTAATAAAAAGCTATTTTAAATATCACTCCACGGTTCCTGAAACGACTAAAACAGAGTAA
- a CDS encoding fumarate hydratase → MDLEDKIFNSTIRLIEAAATWLPEDVENALKLAYEKETNSLAKSMLRAMIDNVKVAKNEILPICQDTGTVIFYIRAGENFPLLGKLPVILKKATIEATNKIPLRPNAVDVFTGKNSGDNTGRYIPWIEWEIDENSDIVEITVMLKGGGSEAPSIAKVIPPGQGLKGVMKIVLEDIFEAGAKPCPPVIVGVGLGPTGDIAMKLAKKALLRPVNMRSDNPEVAKFELQLLEAINSMGIGTHGMGGLTTALDVHVEYAYRHPASLAVAVATNCWAARRSAMKVYPNGKIEYLTHPHLNKEVL, encoded by the coding sequence TTGGATTTGGAAGATAAAATATTCAATTCAACTATTCGTTTAATCGAAGCAGCAGCGACATGGCTTCCTGAAGACGTCGAAAACGCTTTGAAACTTGCTTATGAAAAGGAAACTAATTCTCTCGCTAAGAGTATGTTAAGAGCGATGATTGATAACGTTAAGGTAGCCAAAAATGAAATATTACCAATTTGTCAGGATACGGGCACTGTGATATTCTACATTAGGGCTGGTGAGAACTTTCCTCTATTAGGTAAATTGCCAGTAATCTTAAAAAAGGCTACAATAGAGGCAACTAATAAAATACCATTAAGACCTAATGCTGTTGACGTGTTCACAGGTAAGAATAGTGGTGATAATACTGGTAGATACATACCATGGATAGAATGGGAGATAGATGAAAATTCTGATATAGTTGAGATTACTGTCATGTTGAAAGGTGGTGGAAGTGAAGCTCCTTCAATAGCTAAAGTAATACCACCTGGTCAAGGGTTAAAAGGTGTTATGAAGATCGTTCTTGAAGACATTTTTGAGGCAGGTGCTAAACCTTGTCCCCCTGTAATAGTTGGAGTTGGCTTAGGACCTACAGGTGATATAGCAATGAAACTGGCAAAAAAAGCATTATTGAGACCAGTGAATATGAGAAGTGATAATCCAGAGGTAGCAAAATTTGAACTGCAACTATTAGAGGCTATAAACTCCATGGGTATTGGAACGCATGGTATGGGTGGCTTAACTACAGCTCTCGATGTTCATGTAGAATATGCTTACAGACATCCTGCCTCGCTTGCAGTTGCAGTAGCTACAAACTGCTGGGCTGCAAGAAGATCAGCAATGAAGGTTTATCCAAACGGAAAGATTGAATAC